In Desertifilum tharense IPPAS B-1220, a genomic segment contains:
- a CDS encoding HlyD family secretion protein, with protein MNPQLQARFRQDLVIIPISEKGKTTKRYLIKNPASGETFEFGEEEYFLCCAVDGITSPTQIIEDFQARFSTALSPEDFQQFVRQISSLGLVETLDQHGPNLSASQVQSPPPDRSFELNWSLFNPARLFTLSSRLFRPWNYALKVGVWVLFPLLAIALFTLWSNRLLLWQDTVLLLEPKPFILQFIKNLLILNFTTKLLQGTVGYYQGATVQEFGITLGFGFLPFFYINKAEFWKLQRHKQVWIFGTPLIYRLFLIASGILIWHATRGTGTQLAASSLTLAHAAFTSLLIVGNPFWPSDGYGWMINFFYLPATSLQRAFRIWGMMLNRRRLPPLLTLKGRIGLVVYAAIAVLFWTVFFGYSATLLAASLQRNFRGSGVILFLSILPLFCLWCVWMTAKFGVKPQPASEQNFTAEEILATTPSVRELRPPSPSPQTTYIPFRQEPQYLAQPKTRWIRPLKSFLILFLIAGCIALLFLPYQYHTGGEIQLIAPQKQEIQAEIEGYIRQVKFRGGDGTWIEKGSVIAVMEAADIQNSFNTTQEAIKGQQALLLKQQANLAKLIAEPRPEVVEVAQEQLAVAQKQLNVSLKQLETQKVQAEASARRAARFRELWQEGVVSQQQWEDEQRQADIDLANQITTEEAIGTARQRLNEAQANLNLVLSGTNPKDIEAARQEIEVTRANISRLEQELSYLGTQIQSSQLFMPFRGQLTTAYLDRKIGTYLEKGDTFAIAESGDFIRGEVSVPEFQVDEISLNGQVFVKLLAYPKQTLTGSVVSIEPSAVTTTYGQVVKVVVELPNSENILKSGMTGYAKIQGRTMPVIMAFSRALLRFVLVEVWSWFP; from the coding sequence ATGAACCCGCAATTACAAGCTCGTTTTCGTCAAGATTTGGTCATTATCCCAATTTCGGAAAAGGGAAAAACCACAAAACGCTATTTAATCAAAAATCCGGCTTCAGGAGAAACATTTGAATTCGGCGAAGAGGAGTATTTTCTCTGTTGTGCGGTCGATGGGATAACGTCACCCACGCAAATTATTGAGGACTTTCAAGCCCGATTTTCAACCGCACTATCCCCAGAGGATTTTCAACAATTTGTGAGGCAAATTTCGAGTTTAGGGTTGGTAGAAACCTTAGACCAGCACGGCCCGAACTTATCAGCATCTCAAGTTCAGTCGCCGCCTCCCGATCGCTCGTTTGAGTTAAATTGGTCTTTATTTAATCCTGCCCGCTTATTCACCCTCTCTTCTCGGCTTTTTAGACCTTGGAATTATGCCCTAAAAGTCGGAGTTTGGGTGCTATTTCCGCTTCTGGCGATCGCGCTCTTTACCCTCTGGAGCAATCGCTTGTTGCTGTGGCAAGATACCGTCTTATTATTAGAGCCTAAGCCCTTTATTCTTCAATTTATCAAAAATCTACTCATTCTCAATTTTACCACAAAATTGCTTCAAGGAACCGTTGGCTATTATCAAGGAGCCACCGTCCAAGAATTTGGAATTACATTAGGATTTGGCTTTTTGCCCTTCTTTTATATTAACAAAGCTGAGTTTTGGAAACTGCAACGCCACAAACAAGTGTGGATCTTTGGTACCCCCTTAATCTATCGCCTCTTTCTGATTGCTAGCGGGATATTAATTTGGCACGCAACGCGCGGAACTGGAACCCAATTAGCCGCAAGTTCCCTTACCCTTGCCCATGCAGCATTTACCAGCTTGTTAATTGTTGGAAACCCCTTTTGGCCATCCGATGGTTATGGCTGGATGATTAACTTTTTTTATCTTCCTGCCACTTCGCTTCAGCGGGCATTTCGGATCTGGGGAATGATGCTCAATCGGCGAAGATTGCCCCCATTGCTCACCTTAAAAGGCAGAATTGGTTTAGTCGTGTATGCGGCGATCGCAGTTTTATTTTGGACTGTGTTTTTCGGCTATTCTGCCACCTTGCTGGCGGCTTCGCTACAACGTAACTTTAGGGGCAGCGGCGTTATTTTATTCCTCAGCATTTTACCCTTATTTTGCCTTTGGTGCGTGTGGATGACTGCTAAGTTCGGCGTCAAGCCACAACCCGCTAGCGAACAGAACTTCACCGCCGAAGAAATCCTCGCCACTACCCCTTCCGTTCGCGAACTTCGTCCCCCTTCACCCTCGCCACAAACGACTTATATTCCCTTTCGGCAAGAACCCCAATATTTAGCGCAACCCAAAACTCGATGGATTCGCCCCCTCAAATCATTTTTAATCCTATTTTTAATCGCTGGATGCATTGCCCTTCTGTTTCTGCCTTACCAATACCACACCGGCGGAGAAATTCAACTGATCGCGCCGCAAAAACAAGAAATTCAAGCCGAAATTGAAGGTTATATTCGTCAAGTCAAATTTCGGGGAGGCGATGGAACTTGGATAGAAAAGGGAAGCGTAATTGCCGTCATGGAAGCGGCCGATATTCAAAATAGCTTTAACACAACCCAAGAAGCTATTAAAGGTCAGCAAGCCCTCTTACTTAAACAACAGGCAAACTTAGCTAAATTGATCGCCGAACCCCGACCAGAAGTTGTAGAAGTCGCGCAGGAACAATTAGCAGTGGCTCAAAAACAACTGAATGTCAGTCTCAAGCAATTAGAAACGCAAAAAGTTCAAGCCGAAGCCAGTGCAAGGCGGGCAGCAAGATTTAGAGAATTATGGCAAGAGGGGGTAGTTTCTCAACAACAATGGGAAGATGAACAGCGACAAGCTGATATCGACCTTGCCAATCAAATTACAACCGAAGAAGCCATTGGTACTGCCCGTCAAAGACTGAATGAAGCGCAGGCTAATTTAAATTTAGTTTTAAGCGGCACAAATCCGAAAGATATTGAAGCTGCCCGCCAAGAAATTGAAGTCACGCGAGCAAATATTAGCCGTTTAGAACAAGAACTGAGCTATTTAGGCACGCAGATTCAAAGCAGTCAGCTTTTTATGCCGTTTAGGGGACAATTGACCACTGCTTACTTGGATCGAAAGATTGGAACTTATTTAGAAAAAGGAGATACCTTTGCCATTGCCGAATCCGGAGATTTCATCCGAGGAGAAGTTTCAGTCCCTGAGTTTCAAGTGGATGAAATTTCTCTCAACGGTCAAGTTTTTGTCAAGCTTTTAGCTTATCCCAAGCAAACCCTAACCGGTTCAGTGGTTTCCATTGAACCCAGTGCCGTGACAACGACTTACGGACAAGTGGTTAAAGTTGTGGTTGAACTGCCAAACTCCGAGAATATTTTGAAATCTGGGATGACGGGCTACGCCAAAATTCAAGGTAGAACCATGCCCGTCATTATGGCGTTTTCCCGTGCCTTACTGCGCTTTGTTTTGGTTGAAGTATGGTCGTGGTTTCCCTAA